From one Dermacentor variabilis isolate Ectoservices chromosome 3, ASM5094787v1, whole genome shotgun sequence genomic stretch:
- the LOC142574835 gene encoding sulfotransferase 2A8-like produces the protein MPGRRPYRQVIDGVPRCPLVVPAVFRKSLSFRATKGDVVQCTYPKSGSHWVEYITQLIINGGKPIGSCDEFTRNFRIIGYVDTDGWESPLPVRLFMTHHPLSRETMNQEAKYIYIARNPWDVCLSQFRMSTDLSSYKFEDGTFEELFEPFVEGDLGFGSYFDHVSSAYAMRDEPNLFFVTYEEIKKDIRGTVLRFASFLGDKYERALLENSQMLENIVQWSKPDHTRKIIVFNLSENETPEWNDFFVKLNTTSKEGYGGDKTKYALVKEAKVGGWKEYFTPSLLARFEQEIQEQGDKASFMEVWEDIRKEAITLSRGSSEYQDFSVP, from the coding sequence ATGCCAGGTCGCAGACCCTACCGTCAAGTCATCGACGGTGTGCCGAGGTGCCCACTGGTCGTTCCAGCAGTGTTTCGTAAAAGTCTGTCCTTCCGCGCTACCAAGGGTGACGTCGTGCAGTGCACCTATCCCAAAAGTGGGTCCCATTGGGTTGAGTACATAACGCAGTTAATCATCAACGGAGGAAAGCCGATCGGCTCTTGCGATGAATTCACCCGCAACTTCCGGATAATCGGCTATGTGGATACTGATGGCTGGGAGTCGCCTCTACCCGTGCGACTGTTCATGACGCACCATCCCCTCAGCCGAGAGACGATGAACCAGGAGGCCAAGTACATATACATCGCTCGAAACCCATGGGATGTCTGCCTCTCGCAGTTTCGCATGTCCACAGACCTCAGCAGCTACAAGTTCGAGGACGGCACATTCGAAGAGCTCTTCGAACCCTTCGTCGAGGGAGACTTGGGCTTTGGGAGCTACTTTGACCACGTGTCGTCAGCGTACGCGATGAGGGACGAACCGAACTTGTTCTTCGTGACTTATGAAGAGATCAAGAAGGATATTAGGGGCACAGTTTTGAGATTTGCTAGCTTTCTCGGCGACAAATATGAGAGGGCTCTGCTAGAAAACTCGCAAATGCTAGAAAATATCGTTCAGTGGTCCAAACCAGATCACACAAGGAAAATCATCGTGTTTAATCTCAGCGAAAACGAGACACCGGAATGGAACGATTTCTTTGTTAAGCTTAATACGACGAGCAAGGAAGGCTACGGTGGAGACAAAACAAAGTACGCCTTGGTAAAAGAAGCCAAAGTGGGAGGCTGGAAAGAATACTTCACACCTAGCCTGCTTGCCCGTTTCGAGCAGGAAATACAGGAACAAGGGGACAAGGCATCTTTTATGGAGGTGTGGGAAGACATTCGTAAGGAGGCGATCACGTTATCTCGTGGATCTTCGGAGTACCAGGACTTTTCCGTACCTTAG